The Montipora foliosa isolate CH-2021 chromosome 1, ASM3666993v2, whole genome shotgun sequence genome has a window encoding:
- the LOC138002932 gene encoding sphingosine 1-phosphate receptor 3-like yields the protein MGEIGNMCESPEETGLAWKIIYMCESAVIFILNTFTLIVFARNRHLRKRTMYLVINLTVADLLVGGVSIPLTSFLEQGEKRPILEHTVKLSQSLFFPAVLINLSLIALDRLHATLFPFRHCLIVGRFYCKVIAGNWFVALLIACTIHIVHILFQMLPECAYACIILIIAIIIIVCYVSIAVKVNKRKTHHHHLGAISLETKLSLTLFIMTAASVLTILPITTLWAFECGNKCPEEVVGRNVLEALTALYFVNSMVNPLIYTLRMREFRKIMKALFCKTSRQSRVQPH from the coding sequence ATGGGTGAAATTGGAAATATGTGTGAGAGTCCCGAGGAGACGGGCCTGGCCTGGAAGATAATATACATGTGTGAATCTGCTGTGATATTTATTCTCAACACCTTCACCCTGATCGTATTTGCAAGAAATCGTCATTTACGCAAGCGCACTATGTACCTTGTAATTAACCTGACTGTGGCTGATTTACTGGTCGGAGGAGTGTCAATACCTTTAACTTCGTTTTTGGAGCAGGGGGAAAAGCGACCCATCCTGGAACATACCGTTAAGCTCTCCCAGTCTCTATTTTTCCCAGCTGTGCTGATTAACTTATCGTTGATTGCGTTAGATAGGTTACACGCAACGCTATTTCCCTTTCGACACTGTTTAATTGTAGGAAGATTTTATTGTAAAGTCATTGCCGGCAACTGGTTTGTCGCCTTGTTAATTGCATGCACGATTCACATTGTTCACATTCTTTTCCAGATGCTCCCAGAGTGTGCATATGCTTGTATCATTTTAATCATCGCTATCATCATAATTGTCTGTTATGTTAGCATTGCGGTGAAAGTCAACAAAAGGAAAACCCATCACCATCATTTGGGTGCCATTTCGTTAGAAACAAAACTGTCTCTCACTTTGTTTATAATGACGGCTGCATCTGTGCTAACCATTCTACCAATCACCACTTTGTGGGCCTTTGAGTGCGGAAACAAATGCCCTGAAGAAGTCGTGGGGCGTAACGTATTGGAAGCACTAACAGCGTTATATTTTGTCAATTCTATGGTCAATCCGTTGATATATACCCTACGAATGCGAGAATTCCGAAAAATAATGAAAGCTCTTTTTTGTAAAACTTCACGGCAAAGTCGGGTTCAACCACATTAA